GTATTCTCCCAGCGGCTTGCCGGCCTTCGTCTTGTTGAGAAGAACGTGGTTCTTTACAAGCTCCCTGGAGAACTTGCTTCTCTTGATGGCGAGCTGGTCGTTCTCAAGGTTCTCGGAGTAAAAGATGTAGCGGGTCTCGTCTCCGTTCTTTGCCTTCACGCACTGATACGTCCTATCGTTGAGAACGACCCTGCATTTTCGTCCGGCACGGAATTCGGCTATTGCGATCCTGTATGGACCTAGCTTCTTCGGTTTGAGGGTTAGATAATGAAGCTCTTTCGCTCTCACCAGCTTCTTGTTGCTCTTAGAGTTCGCACCGCAATCGAATATCAGCACGCTCCCTGGTCTGAGAACCGCCTCGGCGGTCCTCAGCATGAACCCGAAATGCTTCTGGTCCGGCACGTTCCCCTTCTGTATGGTCAAAGCCGACGGGATGCCGTTGATCCCCGTGCAGATGCCAAACGTGATCTGCTTCTTCCCAGGTTTGCCCTCGCGGGAATAGCCGTACTCGCCAAGAGCTTCGGCCCCACCTTCGAAGTAGCTCGACGAGAAATCCGCAAACTGCTCTTTCGTCACGAGACCGTATTTCTTGATGATTTCCTGGTGCCGCTCCAATATTAGGGCGTGGCTCTGGCCTACCCGTTCCACCATCCGGTACAGTGACCGCTCGCTGGGCATATCGCCGAATCCCAGCCTGTGGAACAGATCGCGGGGGTACGACAACATCCTGTTCGTTGCCAAACAATCCCCCAATCGATTGTACACGAACAGTTCCGTGTATGGAACAAAGTCCTTTGCCTTCCCTCCGACATCGCCAAATACTTCCTCGAAATATCCGCCGAGTAGTCCGTCACCTTTTTCTATCACCGCGAGATTACCCACGCTGTAGGTCACGCTGCCTTTCATGTTTTCACCAAACTGAAATCCGACGTGGCCTATTTTACTATTCAACTGGCGAAGTTAAGTTAGTAGACCAATAACTGGCCAGAGCCAGAAGGGATGGGATATGCAACAGGCAACGAGAAGTATGCAAAGAGAGGTAGATAGATGTTTGGGCAGGCTTGCAAAGAACAGGGCTGTGAAGGAAGGCGCACCGAACGCCAGATACGATGCGGTAGAGATATTGCGGGTGTTGGTGTACACCGCGATGCTGCGGATCTTCGTAGAGAGTGCCGTATCGAGACTGAAGTACGTCTGGAGCTGCACGGTTCCGGATGCAGACACGGTCTTTCGGAGGCTGCGGTTGAACGGCGAGGGCGCAGTCAGAGCGCTGGTGGAGTTCAACCGGGAGCTTGTCCGGAGGGCAAGGACCGAAGGCTGGCTGCGCAGACCCGTAGTCGTGGCCATAGACATGTGGGACCGAGAATAT
The nucleotide sequence above comes from Candidatus Eisenbacteria bacterium. Encoded proteins:
- a CDS encoding transposase → MKGSVTYSVGNLAVIEKGDGLLGGYFEEVFGDVGGKAKDFVPYTELFVYNRLGDCLATNRMLSYPRDLFHRLGFGDMPSERSLYRMVERVGQSHALILERHQEIIKKYGLVTKEQFADFSSSYFEGGAEALGEYGYSREGKPGKKQITFGICTGINGIPSALTIQKGNVPDQKHFGFMLRTAEAVLRPGSVLIFDCGANSKSNKKLVRAKELHYLTLKPKKLGPYRIAIAEFRAGRKCRVVLNDRTYQCVKAKNGDETRYIFYSENLENDQLAIKRSKFSRELVKNHVLLNKTKAGKPLGEYPCEEGIIVAKGSLQKTVDDVANPHINGVEGFFILESSIDDDPLEILKLYKERDRAEKLIRNIKEGTELRPMRHWSKWAIIGYVVLVFLTNFLVNLTLLKAKSQPIVRNVKLLKKYLMSLTVTVVYPPNGFRFHILSNISPEILSIFGNFIDRYRDKTLRLRW